One genomic window of Camelina sativa cultivar DH55 chromosome 5, Cs, whole genome shotgun sequence includes the following:
- the LOC104788001 gene encoding eukaryotic translation initiation factor 5A-3 (The sequence of the model RefSeq protein was modified relative to this genomic sequence to represent the inferred CDS: added 20 bases not found in genome assembly) produces MSDDEHHFESSDAGASKTYPQQAGNIRKGGHIVIKGRPCKVVEVSTSKTGKHGHAKCHFVAIDIFTSKKLEDIVPSSHNCDVPHVNRVDYQLIDISEDGFVSLLTDNGSTKDDLKLPTDEALLTQLKNGFEEGKDIVVSVMSAMGEEQMCALKEVGPK; encoded by the exons ATGTCGGACGACGAGCACCACTTCGAATCAAGCGACGCCGGAGCTTCTAAGACTTATCCTCAACAAGCCGGTAACATCCGTAAAGGTGGTCACATCGTCATCAAGGGACGTCCCTGCAag GTGGTTGAGGTATCAACTTCAAAGACTGGAAAGCACGGTCACGCCAAATGTCATTTTGTTGCCATTGATATCTTCACATCTAAGAAGCTCGAAGATATCGTTCCCTCTTCCCACAATTGTGAT GTTCCACATGTGAACCGTGTTGATTACCAGTTGATTGATATCTCTGAAGATGGCTTT GTGAGTCTTCTTACTGATAATGGTAGCACTAAGGATGATCTGAAGCTGCCAACAGATGAAGCTTTGCTCACTCAGCTCAAGAATGGATTTGAAGAGGGCAAGGATATTGTTGTTTCTGTAATGTCTGCAATGGGAGAGGAGCAGATGTGTGCTCTCA
- the LOC104788002 gene encoding probable protein S-acyltransferase 22, translated as MRKHGWQLPYHPLQVVAVAVFLALGFAFYVFFAPFVGKKMHQYIAMGIYTPLITCVVGLYIWCAASDPADRGVFRSKKYLKIPENGKFPLSKDAKDGCGSATGGAKTRDGTCLQDPENETNKKLESSKKSSVLRLLCSPCALLCNCCSGGDESSEQMSEDGMFYCSLCEVEVFKYSKHCRVCDKCVDRFDHHCRWLNNCIGKRNYRKFFSLMVSAIFLLIMQWSTGIFVLVLCVLRRKQFNADIALKLGSSFSLIPFVIVVAVCTLLAMLATLPLAQLFFFHILLIKKGISTYDYIVALREQEQELEAGGGQQSPQMSMISSFTGLSSASSFNTFHRGAWCTPPRLFLEDQFDVVPPENASVSSYGKKSVVEERVKKKTQPVKISPWTLARLNAEEVSKAAAEARKKSKIIQPVARRENPFVGLEASSSFGSSGRRMFPAKFEAVNSNGKQRRQSKRIRLPAELPLEPLMNVQTKAAMMETSTSSGLAPLQLEARSAFQTSRAMSGSGNVMVTSSPESSLDSHDIHPFRVSSEAEDAAQLNGFSSAIGLMGQHRGQEQEQAMMMMPLSRSTSDGYDASGGEDSDQVPSRNIHKSR; from the exons atgaggaaACATGGATGGCAACTTCCTTACCATCCTCTTCAG GTGGTGGCTGTTGCTGTGTTCTTGGCTTTAGGGTTTGCTTTCTATGTCTTCTTTGCTCCCTTTGTTGGGAAGAAGATGCATCAGTACATTGCGATGGGCATTTACACTCCCCTG ATTACATGTGTGGTTGGACTGTATATATGGTGTGCGGCTTCAGATCCTGCAGACCGTGGAGTTTTCCGGTCAAAGAAGTACCTTAAAATTCCTGAAAATGGGAAATTTCCTCTATCAAAGGATGCAAAAGATGGATGTGGATCAGCTACAGGTGGTGCTAAAACTCGTGATGGCACTTGTTTACAGGATCCAGAAAATGAGACTAACAAGAAATTGGAGTCATCCAAAAAATCTTCTGTCCTCCGTTTGCTTTGCTCTCCTTGCGCATTGCTCTGTAATTGTTGCAGTGGAGGAGATGAATCTTCTGAGCAGATGAGCGAGGATGGGATGTTTTACTGCAGTCTGTGTGAAGTTGAG GTCTTCAAATACAGCAAGCATTGCAGGGTTTGTGACAAATGTGTGGACCGTTTTGATCATCACTGCAGG TGGCTAAACAATTGCATTGGGAAGCGGAATTACCGAAAATTCTTTAGCCTTATGGTATCAgctatttttttg CTCATTATGCAATGGTCAACTGGGATTTTTGTGCTGGTATTATGTGTACTCCGAAGAAAACAGTTTAATGCAGACATTGCCTTGAAGTTGGGAAGTAGCTTCTCGCTAATTCCGTTTGTAATAGTCGTT GCAGTTTGCACTCTATTAGCAATGTTGGCAACGTTACCACTTGCTcagcttttcttcttccacattcttctCATTAAGAAG GGAATCAGTACATATGACTACATAGTTGCACTTAGAGAGCAAGAGCAAGAACTAGAAGCTGGAGGAGGTCAACAGAGTCCTCAAATGTCAATGATCAGCTCATTTACTGGACTAAGCAGTGCAAGCTCCTTCAATACATTTCATCGTGGGGCATGGTGCACACCACCGCGGTTGTTTCTTGAGGATCAG TTTGATGTAGTCCCTCCAGAAAATGCATCTGTGAGTTCATATGGGAAGAAGTCAGTGGTTGAGGAACGTGTCAAGAAGAAGACCCAACCTGTGAAGATCAGTCCATGGACTCTAGCTCGTCTCAATGCAGAAGAAGTTTCAAAAGCAGCAGCTGAAGCAAGaaagaaatccaaaataattCAGCCTGTGGCTAGACGGGAGAATCCATTTGTTGGCTTAGAAGCAAGCAGCAGCTTTGGAAGCAGCGGCCGTAGAATGTTCCCAGCAAAATTTGAAGCTGTTAATAGTAACGGGAAGCAGCGAAGGCAATCAAAGCGCATACGGTTACCAGCAGAACTACCTCTAGAACCGCTGATGAATGTTCAGACTAAAGCAGCTATGATGGAGACATCAACAAGTTCAGGGCTAGCTCCTCTTCAGCTAGAAGCAAGAAGCGCGTTTCAGACAAGCCGAGCAATGTCAGGGTCTGGTAATGTTATGGTGACATCTTCACCAGAAAGCAGCTTAGACTCTCACGACATTCACCCGTTTAGAGTTTCATCTGAAGCAGAGGATGCAGCGCAGCTCAATGGATTCTCTTCAGCTATTGGTCTGATGGGTCAACATAGAGggcaagaacaagaacaagccaTGATGATGATGCCATTGTCAAGGTCTACAAGTGATGGCTACGATGCATCAGGTGGAGAAGACAGTGATCAGGTCCCTTCTAGAAACATCCACAAATCAAGATGA